GCTGCCCCCGCCATGCTCCGCAGACTGGCCCGGGCTGCGACCCAGCAGCAGAGGGCCCTCTGGGCGCGGGGATCTGGGAGCCAGGCGGGGATCCCGACGCACGTGGTGGACCTGCGCATCGACACGGTTACCAAGCCCGGGCCGGCCATGAGGCGCTCCATGGCCGAGGCGGTTGTGGGGGACGACGACTACGGCGAGGACCCCACCGTCCGCGGTGAGCCCGGCGTGCAGGCCGGGGCCGGGGGTCCTCGCGGCGACCCCAGTGCGCTGTCCATGGTGCTGGCGGGGGGAGAGGTGGCCCGGGACCCGGGGTGGCGGCTCAGCTGCAGGCTAGGCATTGCGCTTGGCGTCCTTGCGGCTCAGTCTGACGCATCACTCGagagcctgttagaaatgcagattctcgg
This sequence is a window from Pseudorca crassidens isolate mPseCra1 chromosome 19, mPseCra1.hap1, whole genome shotgun sequence. Protein-coding genes within it:
- the LOC137212918 gene encoding uncharacterized protein R102.4-like; amino-acid sequence: MLRRLARAATQQQRALWARGSGSQAGIPTHVVDLRIDTVTKPGPAMRRSMAEAVVGDDDYGEDPTVRELQATAAELLGVKQTLFVPTNTMANLISGAPAGPELWGPGSPGWGPVDERRGGSVHAPCPHRGAL